CTATTTGTGATGTCCTCTGATATGAACTTCTCTCTAATAAAATGACTATCTATCTCAATGTGTTTGGTCCTATCATGAAGTTCAGGGTTTTAGGCAATATGTAGGGTTCCCTGGCTATCTCAAATGTGTGTAATCTGTGTAGTGCTCCCAAATCTTATCTCTTTAAGTAACTATTTGAGCCACATGAGCTCATAGGTGGCAGAGTCCATGGCTCGATACTATGCTTCTGCACTTGACCTTGCCACTTCAATTTATTTCTTGCCTTTCTAGGAAATCAAGTTCTCACCAATGAAAATGCAGTTGCCAGTAGTAGATCTCGTCTGTAGGCCCTATATGCATTAGAGTAGCATATAACTCGGTGCACATTGTTAGTAGGAAATCAAGACCTTTGTTTTCATACTAGAGACCGTTTCCTAGAACTCCGTTAATATATTTTAGAATGCCAATTACAACATCCTGATGTCCTTCACATGGTGAGTTAAGAAACAGACTAACCAGACTCACTACAAAGGAAATTTTTGGACAGTGACAGTGGGGTAGTTAAGTTTCCCAATTAGTCTTCTGTATCTCTCTAGATCTTAGAGTAGCTTCCCCTATCCTGGCATAAGGTTAGCACTTTAGTCCATTAAAGTGTCAATAGGTTTAGCATTCATCAATCTTGTTCCCTCCAAGATCTCCATCGCATATTTTCTCAGAGAAATCACAACACCATGCTTGGATTGTCCCAAGAAATAACAAAGATGCTGCCTTACTTGTGTGACGTCATGTTGATCATTCCCTGTTCTAACAATCTCGTCAACACAACCATGTGATTCAGATCTGGTTTCAATCACCTGCCTCATGGTGGTTTTATTTGTATTCCTCAGTTGCAGGCAAACCTATCTTTAATTTGACGATGCTGCTGTTAAGAAAAAGTTAGTTCATTTTTCAGATGATTTAGAGTTTGTTGTTGATGATTTCTTGTTAGGACGCAATATTGAAAAATTTGCAGTTCCCTCTTCCTTTGAAAAAGACAACATCTTTGGTAGTTTTTATATCAGTTATGCTTTAAATAATTGAAGTGAAGTCTTCACTTGTAGTTGCAGATCCCATGCAATTAAATACTGTTGGCAGTCATGAATGCTATTTTCAATTTAAATAGCATGCCTACTTACTGATTGTACGTTATGTCAACCTACCATCTTCAGTTATTCATTTTAGGTACCCAATCTTATACTTGGTTATCTTCATTTCAGGTTTGATGATTTGCGTTGAAAGGACTTGGTTGAACATCAGATGCCAGCTTCTTGTGGGGTTGTTTTTCTTCCTGCAGGATTTGGTGGCAAATGTAgaatttactttcaaaaaaagttCTCATACTTGGCGGTAGGAGTAATGATTGGTTATCAGGCATCTGCTCTAGTGCCTTCTGTTTCAACGTTCATAAAAAGGGAAGAAGAATAATGAAACAACAAGAATGGCATTGGCGGCGCACAAAGGCTGAAGATAATTGTAATCAGGACACAGATAGAGTTCATACATCATTGCATTCATGATTGCTATTCTAACCCATCAGCATTCATTGTAGCAGCATTCTTTAATTTAGGGTTTTTTAGATTTTTTCTACCCCTGAACTTATTCTCTGAAGTCTTTCAAATTAAACTCTTTCGCCAGGAAGGAAGGGAGTAGTATATAAATCATAGCAGAGTTTGgtaaatagatttttttttgcaatCGCAGATAGCAAATAGACCATTGCTGTGtaataggattttttttttcggtAGTCCCCAATTACCAAAGAAGTTTAAAGTGACAgcatttttctatttaaattcAAACAGGAAAATTATGGACTAACCATACTGGTGTCATCAATTTATGTTGTGAAGGAGTACTTAAGACCCTAGATTTTTCCCATGTTTTTGAAGGTTTGTTGTATTCTTCCCATATTTACAAAGTTAACTGGTATGGTATGTGCATCAATTGCACATGCAGCGGAGTCCAAGGTACCCTCAGTATAATAACGCATATTGTTATAGTACAATGCTCCATTGCATCTCTAAACGGGACTCAAGTGTGgattcagttttttttattccCAATTTTGTTTTTTCGAAAATTGATTGTACCGTattagaaaataattttaaggggttaaatatgtttttagttctGACTTGTATATCCAAATCTGAAATGATTCGCTAAAAaaatttgtataatttttttttctttgaaaaatattttgttttaaaatggTTTTTATAATGTCATAAAACTTATGTAACTTTTTTTCCTCAATCATCAGCACATATGGCAACCCTAGTCAGATGGAGGTTGTCAATGTTGATTTTTCACATCAGTTTTATTCCTTTAAAATTCTTTCTGATCTTTTTTAGTCATTCTCTTCGCTCTTCTTCCGCTTCTCCTCAACCTTCACGTATCCTTAATGTCAACTATTTTCGAAGAAATAGTAGACATAAATAAAAGTGACAGCTTAAAGGGTAATATGTGATTGATTAAATATCATTCTCACTTTTCCTATTATTCTCATTTCGTTTTCTCTCATTTCAAACAACTTGAAAAACTtcctatttttttcttatattctttccttttatgttttttcttcttatatAACATGACCTCATCAAAACCACATTCACAAAGGGGGTTAAACAATAAGGGGGTTCTGATGGGGTCATATTATGTTGATTTTGGATATGGTGGAAGCTGGTTTGAAGGTGGTTATGGAGTTTGAAGATGGGAGACAAGGAAGATGGTTGATGTGAATTACGTTAATTTAGGGATTCATATTAGGTTTAGCTTAATGGTGATGAAGTTAGCtataaaaaaaggaagaaaagtggAGGGTTGTTATTTTATGGGCAGTGTAGTAGAGGGGGGAAGCGAATGATTGAATAGAACTTTGAATGACTAACATTGATATGAAAGCCCACATGGACAAACTATATCACACTTGAATTCCCCCATGGGCGGGTAACTAAGTATAATTTGTACGGGTTGGACTCCTCTCACTTAAGAGAGTAAGTTAAATCACTACGATCATCGATTGAGTTTAATAGTAGGTAATCACTATTAATGGCTGTTGATGACCTATAAGTCAAATCTAAATGTTACCACAAAAGCATTATGACATCACATATAAAAAATTCAAGTCCACTTTTATATTCGTGTGTATTAGTTAGAGGTTAAAATCATACTTAACgtgattaataaataaatgttaccattttaaaatttaaaatatttttgtaaattGATGGGCATTGCCCCGGTATCCTCTGACAATGAGAGAGTTCAGTATCTTACAGTTCATTCTTTAAATTATAAAGTACTAAgttgtaaattttttaaaaaacattaCAATTAAGATCATgggaaaacaaaataaaaggtATGGTACCATTCCATTTTAAATAGGTACCAAAGAAATTGATTGTCTTGTAATGTAAaagcagagaaaaaaaaaaggttgggTTATTTTGACTTTTGACTCCTCTTTTTCATACTACTAGCCGTTGTGATGTTCCCTATTCTGGCCTCCTTGCAACGTTCATATTATTTGAATTGAGCTTGTGTGATCAAAATCCACAACGGCTACTGCAACGTTAAAAACCCAAACCAAACCCCTTCATCATTCACCATCAGTCACAATCCCGCTGCAGTTTTCAATTTCCCATcttctcaatctttcttcttttctcaaAGGAGGAAGATTACTGCGCTCATCAACAAACCCTAAAATCTCTATCTGTCTCTTGAATCATCTCTTCTTTTTGATTGATTATGGCTGCCAATACTGAAACTGCTCAACCCAACATTGTTGCTCCTGCAAAGAAGCCTCTTCCCGCTGCTAAGAACGTTGATTCTCAATCTGTTCTCAAAAGGTTAGGTTTCTCAATTCATATATTCATTTCTTGTAAATCTCTCAACAATTGATTGTTTTCTAACTCTCTATCTCTTGTTTTGTGTTTTATTGCTTTGTATTCAACAGGCTGCAATCTGAATTGATGGCTTTGATGGTAAGAAAACATATCTCCACTATTTTCTACTTCATAACAAAACTATCATTTGGTAGTCATAGCATGTTAGGATCGCTTGAGATACTATAGAATCACTTTTGGCTAAAAGCTATAAACATGTTTCGAATTTTATGCGAATTGTGAAACCAAACATCCCATTGAACCTTTGAGGCATTTTAAATTTTCTGTAACAAAATTAACATTTGGCAATAAATACAGTGGTAGCATGTTAAATAGGTCCTGAATTCTACGATTTTTGTGCAAGTTTGGATTCTCTTATGTAATTGTGACAGTCATGAAGCTAATTCAATTGGAAAGTGTGCTAATGTTGGCTTCTTTTTGTGACTGGCAGATGAGTGGAGATTCTGACATATCTGCTTTTCCTGAGGAGGACAACATTTTCATCTGGAAAGGAACAATCAAAGGAAGCAAAGAAACCGTTTTTGAAGGCACTGAGTACAAGTTATCCCTTTCATTTCCAAATGATTATCCTTTTAAGGCTCCCAAAGTCAAGTTTGAAACAACTTGCTTCCATCCCAATGTTGATGTCCAAGGCAACATATGCTTGGACATACTTCAGGTAATGTGAAAATCATGACATTTGGTAAAGCAATTGTTCTTCTTCCTTTGGTATTGGATACTGATTTTAATCTTTGGTAATTGTAGGATAAGTGGTCCTCTGCATATGATGTGAGGACAATTCTGTTATCCATCCAAAGTCTGCTTGGAGGTAACAATTTTAATAGCTTACTTTGATGctctcacaatttttttttccttttcatttatCTAATTGTTTTTTACCTTTTATCTCAATTTAGAGCCAAATATTAGTTCACCACTAAATCCACAAGCAGCACAGCTTTGGGGCAATCAAGAAGGTAAACAAATATTAATAATCTTCATGATATAATCGTTGAATGTATGTAAGAGTGTGAAATGACTCGTATCATTTTTGTGCTGTGTTTTGCAGAATACAGGAAGATGGTGGAGAAGTTGTGCAAATTTCAAGATGCTTAGAACATAGGAATTCATCAATCTTGTTGTAGAAgggctatttttttttctgtcatGCTTTGGGAAAGAGAAAGGATGAACCCAATTTATTTTTGGGTGTTCCATTTATTCCTTGTCAGATGGGTCCTTCTACTAGATTCTTCTTACAGTCATGATATTGTTTTTCCTCCTCATTCAAAGTGATTTTGGATTATGTTGACTTAAGAGTTGTTATGTTTTGGATTTATAAGAGTTGTTATTTTTTGAATTATGTTTTTTCAAATGAATTTATCTATTCAATATGTCATAAGTCGTAACTCGTAACACTTTAAAGTTGATAAAAAAAGAGTAAATAGTGAGATTCACACTTGTTTTTCACGTGTAAAAGCAAGTTTTTAACATGATCAATGATTTTATAACATTAGATGACAATTATAACAAAATAGAGTAGATTaagcttgaaaaaaaaatgtagctCCACTAAAATTCTCTCATGATTTTATAATAAAACAATCTCCAAATTTTTAATTACACACGGAGTTATGACAACTTCACCTACATCTCGATTTTCacaaataatgtttttttaatggGGACAACATGCACATAATTGATCATCTTTCTATTAACTATTCAACAATTCAATTCCAATTTTTAAATACACTAGAGTTATGACAACttcatatattaattttatacTACTATGAACAACGATTTACTAGGGAGAGTACcctatattatttttctctcttcttttcatatatttatttcatactcatTTACGTgtagattttattttaataaaccGATCTTTTTTCAATAAAGAGGGAACAAATTTGGACCAAATTTTAATCAATGACCCATGCACGACCCGTATAGCTTCTACTATTGACATTTTGACAAAGTGTAACAAAGATACCTCATAAGCCAAAACCTAGAGAAACCTTCTCAAGTGACAAAATAGTCATAAACAAAGTTTAATACCATCTCAAATACACACAACATCAGACCCGTTATAACTACAAATAGAAGTCACCGAACAAGGGAGATTCATTAAAAGATATCAGGTGTCCCTAAAATTTGAATATTATAAAACAACAACTTTGGGACTGtccctaaaattttaaaattatcagGTGCATTGATACAATCATTCATCACATGCTAAATTCTCAACAATTACACTACTTATTCATATATTAAAGGTTACAAAAAATGAATGTTCTTATTCGTTTACGGTGAAATATGCATAAAAATAAGAGCAAAAAAGGGGGGGAAATGATTCACTGAAGTAAATATGCTAGTTTGAACTATTAACAGTTTAACGCACATTGAAGAAAACAAtactttcattttattttttttgaatttagaaAACAATACTTTCAGATCAGCTGAAATGTGAGAAACATTTTAAGCTTGGAGCCACCTTCTGATGGCTAACCAGCGTGCATCTCCACGACATGGGATTCACAACTTGTCTCAACCTCCCAACTGTCGTGTCACACTCTTCCTCTAGTTCCCTCAACACTCCAACCACCTTCTTCcacttcctcctcctcattCTTTGCCACACCGCTGCCACCGCCACTCCCACAACCACTTTCCCCACTCCCCTTCCCCTGCAACAATCACATAGAAAGCTACATCCTACGACAACGCTTCCCCACTCCCCTCCTATCGTTCACTAAATGTCATCGTTTGAACATGCACGTTGCCTTGTGAAAATAGATTCTCAATAAAATTCAATAGTCAATATATgaatttggaaaagaatctaaaatttcaatattttttagagtattgcaattaatttcttttaataACACATCTATTAGTACTTtcaattctaaaaataaatcaaaaccaACAATGTGTTCGAATATtcattaaaacttaaaaacttttCAAGgttcataaaatattttttcaattcgTCGATCTAAAGCTGTAAATTTGTTGGAatcaaataaaaacaaaaaaatagccCCATATTGTAAAAATTGTTTAAATTGTGTCTTAGTAGAATTAGTTGATTGATCTATTATGTATAAAAATActcaatacaatttttttaagtgAATGTTTGATATCATTATT
This portion of the Lotus japonicus ecotype B-129 chromosome 3, LjGifu_v1.2 genome encodes:
- the LOC130747747 gene encoding ubiquitin-conjugating enzyme E2 20-like — its product is MAANTETAQPNIVAPAKKPLPAAKNVDSQSVLKRLQSELMALMMSGDSDISAFPEEDNIFIWKGTIKGSKETVFEGTEYKLSLSFPNDYPFKAPKVKFETTCFHPNVDVQGNICLDILQDKWSSAYDVRTILLSIQSLLGEPNISSPLNPQAAQLWGNQEEYRKMVEKLCKFQDA